From Streptomyces sp. 6-11-2, one genomic window encodes:
- a CDS encoding Asp23/Gls24 family envelope stress response protein — protein MPPGERGATTIADRVVAKIAARAAREALGDLPPDAAPPHATVVVRHDVARVRIVLDLAYPSDIGASCREVRRQVVERVGALVGMQVPEVAVRVERLHLAPAYGAAQGRTR, from the coding sequence ATGCCGCCCGGCGAGCGCGGCGCGACGACGATCGCCGACCGCGTCGTCGCCAAGATCGCCGCACGGGCGGCCCGCGAGGCGCTCGGCGACCTGCCGCCGGACGCCGCGCCACCGCACGCCACGGTGGTGGTGCGCCACGACGTCGCCCGCGTCCGGATCGTCCTCGACCTCGCCTACCCGAGCGACATCGGCGCGTCCTGCCGTGAGGTGCGTCGCCAAGTTGTCGAGCGGGTAGGCGCGTTGGTGGGAATGCAGGTGCCGGAGGTCGCGGTCCGCGTGGAACGGCTGCATCTGGCACCGGCCTACGGTGCGGCACAGGGGAGGACGCGATGA
- a CDS encoding helix-turn-helix domain-containing protein, which translates to MAETLKKGSRVTGAARDKLAADLKKKYDAGASIRALAEETGRSYGFVHRMLSESGVTLRGRGGATRGKKAASA; encoded by the coding sequence GTGGCCGAGACTCTGAAGAAGGGCAGCCGGGTGACCGGCGCCGCGCGCGACAAGCTCGCGGCAGACCTGAAGAAGAAGTACGACGCCGGTGCGAGCATTCGGGCGTTGGCCGAGGAAACCGGCCGCTCGTATGGCTTCGTTCATCGGATGCTCAGCGAGTCCGGCGTCACGCTCCGTGGGCGTGGCGGGGCGACGCGGGGCAAGAAGGCCGCCTCGGCCTGA
- a CDS encoding inorganic phosphate transporter: protein MESFSLILAMVVITALAFDFTNGFHDTANAMATTISTGALKPKVAVAMSAVLNLVGAFLSVEVANTISKGLVDENGIRPEVIFAALVGAILWNLLTWLVGLPSSSSHALMGGLIGATIASAGFSAVHGGVLLTKVLIPAVAAPVVAGLAALVSTRLSYGIGSRSNSHGKAAEKGHRAGQIASAGLVSLAHGTNDAQKTMGVITLALIAGGALAPGSNPPTWVILSAGLAIALGTYIGGWRIIRTMGKGLTDLQPQQGFAAQTSAATAILASSHLGFSLSTTHVVSGSVMGAGLGRKGGVVRWSTATRMAVAWALTLPAAALVAAGAEAVTRLGDWGTWLVAAFLVASSAVIWKISRREVVDHTNVNETEEPAGVVTQAIAAVTPPPASPVTEQLTATIPAQASAPVGDPASVATPPAAAV, encoded by the coding sequence ATGGAAAGCTTCTCGCTGATCCTCGCGATGGTGGTGATCACCGCACTCGCGTTCGATTTCACGAACGGTTTCCACGACACCGCAAACGCGATGGCCACAACCATCTCCACCGGTGCACTCAAGCCCAAGGTCGCGGTGGCCATGTCCGCCGTGCTGAACCTGGTGGGCGCCTTCCTGTCCGTGGAGGTCGCCAACACGATCTCCAAGGGTCTCGTCGACGAGAACGGCATCCGTCCCGAAGTCATCTTCGCCGCCCTGGTGGGCGCGATCCTCTGGAACCTGCTGACCTGGCTGGTCGGACTCCCCTCCAGTTCCTCGCACGCCCTCATGGGCGGTCTGATCGGCGCCACCATCGCCTCGGCCGGCTTCAGCGCCGTGCACGGCGGTGTCCTGCTCACCAAGGTCCTCATCCCGGCGGTCGCCGCCCCGGTCGTCGCGGGTCTCGCCGCGCTGGTCTCGACCCGGCTGTCGTACGGCATCGGCAGCAGGTCGAACTCGCACGGCAAGGCGGCCGAGAAGGGCCACCGCGCCGGGCAGATCGCCTCCGCGGGCCTGGTCTCGCTGGCCCACGGCACCAACGACGCGCAGAAGACGATGGGCGTCATCACCCTCGCCCTGATCGCCGGCGGCGCCCTCGCCCCCGGTTCCAACCCTCCCACCTGGGTCATCCTCTCGGCGGGCCTGGCCATCGCGCTCGGCACCTACATCGGCGGCTGGCGCATCATCCGCACCATGGGCAAGGGCCTGACCGACCTTCAGCCGCAGCAGGGCTTCGCCGCCCAGACCAGCGCGGCCACCGCCATCCTGGCCTCCTCCCACCTCGGCTTCTCCCTCTCCACCACGCACGTCGTCTCCGGTTCGGTGATGGGCGCGGGCCTGGGCCGCAAGGGCGGCGTGGTCCGCTGGTCCACCGCGACCCGCATGGCCGTCGCCTGGGCCCTCACGCTGCCCGCCGCGGCCCTGGTCGCGGCCGGCGCGGAGGCGGTGACGCGCCTCGGCGACTGGGGCACCTGGCTCGTCGCCGCGTTCCTGGTGGCCTCCAGCGCCGTGATCTGGAAGATCTCCCGCCGCGAGGTCGTCGACCACACCAACGTCAACGAGACCGAGGAGCCGGCCGGCGTGGTCACCCAGGCCATCGCCGCCGTCACCCCGCCCCCGGCCTCCCCGGTGACCGAGCAGCTCACGGCCACGATCCCCGCCCAGGCCTCCGCGCCCGTCGGTGATCCCGCGTCCGTGGCGACCCCGCCGGCCGCCGCCGTCTGA
- a CDS encoding class II aldolase/adducin family protein yields the protein MTELGETARAWRALVATARRTVSDGLVVGTSGNVSVRVGDTVLVTPSGVPYDRLTDDDVTGVGLDGRQVLGTLVPTSELPMHLAVYRSTEAGAVVHTHAVHATAVSTLVTELPLIHYMAGALGGPVRVAPYATYGTEELAGNMLRALDGRTGCLLRNHGTVTYGTTLELAYDRTAQLEWMCRVWLAASSVPGLTPALLTPEQLAEAGERLRAYGQPGQGQGQGQGQGQGQRSGPGQGREPGQGVGNGAGR from the coding sequence ATGACCGAACTCGGAGAGACGGCCCGCGCCTGGCGGGCGCTGGTCGCGACGGCCCGCCGCACGGTGTCCGACGGACTGGTCGTCGGCACCTCCGGCAACGTGTCCGTACGCGTCGGCGACACCGTGCTGGTCACCCCCTCGGGCGTCCCCTACGACCGGCTCACGGACGACGACGTCACCGGCGTCGGCCTGGACGGCCGGCAGGTGCTCGGCACACTGGTGCCGACCAGCGAACTGCCCATGCATCTCGCGGTCTACCGCAGCACCGAAGCGGGCGCCGTCGTCCACACCCACGCCGTGCACGCGACGGCCGTCTCGACCCTCGTCACCGAGCTCCCGCTGATCCACTACATGGCCGGCGCGCTCGGCGGGCCCGTCCGCGTGGCCCCGTACGCCACGTACGGCACCGAGGAGCTGGCCGGGAACATGCTGCGTGCCCTCGACGGCCGCACCGGCTGCCTGCTGCGCAACCACGGCACCGTCACCTACGGCACCACCCTCGAGCTGGCCTACGACCGTACGGCCCAGCTGGAGTGGATGTGCCGTGTGTGGCTGGCGGCGTCCAGCGTCCCCGGCCTGACGCCGGCTCTGCTGACGCCGGAGCAACTGGCCGAGGCGGGGGAGCGGCTGCGGGCGTACGGACAGCCTGGGCAGGGGCAGGGGCAGGGGCAGGGGCAGGGGCAGGGGCAGCGGTCGGGGCCGGGACAGGGTCGGGAGCCGGGGCAGGGAGTCGGGAACGGCGCGGGACGGTAG
- a CDS encoding enoyl-CoA hydratase/isomerase family protein — protein sequence MASPEHDLDPVLDKDGVRLTVDDAIATVTLTNPAKRNAQSPALWRALTEAGRLLPGSVRVVLLRGEGKSFSAGLDRQAFTPEGFDGEPSFIDLARGSDVELDATIAEYQEAFTWWRRNDIVSVAAVQGHAIGAGFQLALACDLRVVADDVQFAMRETSLGLVPDLTGTHPLVGLVGYARALEICLTGRYMGAAEAVNSGLANLAVPADQLDETVRDLAAALLAAPRDAVVETKALLRGARERSYEEQRAAEREAQARRLRDLAGAGD from the coding sequence ATGGCTTCGCCCGAGCACGACCTCGATCCGGTACTCGACAAGGACGGCGTACGGCTCACCGTCGACGACGCGATCGCCACGGTGACGCTGACCAACCCGGCCAAGCGCAACGCGCAGAGCCCGGCTCTGTGGCGGGCGCTCACCGAGGCCGGTCGGCTGCTGCCGGGTTCCGTCCGCGTCGTGCTGCTGCGCGGCGAGGGCAAGTCCTTCTCCGCGGGGCTGGACCGGCAGGCGTTCACGCCCGAGGGCTTCGACGGCGAGCCGTCGTTCATCGACCTCGCGCGTGGCTCCGACGTCGAGCTGGACGCGACCATCGCCGAATACCAGGAGGCGTTCACCTGGTGGCGCCGCAACGACATCGTGTCCGTCGCGGCGGTCCAGGGGCACGCCATCGGGGCGGGCTTCCAGCTCGCGCTGGCCTGTGATCTGCGCGTCGTCGCGGACGACGTGCAGTTCGCCATGCGCGAGACCAGCCTCGGGCTGGTGCCTGACCTCACCGGCACGCATCCGCTGGTGGGACTGGTCGGCTACGCCCGCGCGCTGGAGATCTGCCTCACCGGCCGGTACATGGGCGCCGCCGAGGCGGTGAACAGCGGGCTGGCGAACCTCGCCGTGCCCGCGGACCAGCTCGACGAGACGGTACGGGACCTGGCCGCGGCGCTCCTGGCCGCGCCCCGTGACGCCGTGGTCGAGACCAAGGCGCTGCTGCGCGGTGCCCGGGAACGGTCGTACGAGGAGCAGCGCGCCGCCGAGCGCGAGGCGCAGGCCCGGCGCCTGCGGGACCTGGCCGGCGCCGGCGACTGA
- a CDS encoding IS481 family transposase: MSHRNARLTVHGRRLLVERVRSGRPVAHVAAEMGVSRPTAHKWIRRWRSEGESGLLDRSSRPRRTPHRTAATTEAAVCRLRRDRKLGPARIGPILGMPASTVHRILTRHGLNRLAFLDRPTGQVIRRYERDRPGELLHVDVKKLGRIPDGGGHRVLGRQAGRTTRNSMGYDYVHSAVDDHSRLAYSEIHPDEKAATCAAFLTRAAAFFHAHGMTRIERVLTDNAWPYRKSFAWRQALADLGAAGKHTRVYRPQTNGKVERFNRTLLDEWAYLRPYTSNRERTEALADFLHTYNHHRCHTALGGHPPISRVNNAPGQYT, from the coding sequence GTGTCCCACCGTAATGCCCGGCTGACTGTTCACGGCAGGCGGCTGCTCGTCGAACGTGTCCGTTCCGGCCGTCCTGTCGCCCACGTCGCTGCGGAGATGGGTGTCTCCCGCCCCACCGCCCACAAGTGGATCCGGCGCTGGCGGTCCGAGGGCGAGAGCGGACTCCTCGACCGCTCCAGTCGTCCCCGCAGGACACCACACCGGACCGCAGCCACCACCGAGGCGGCCGTCTGCAGGCTGCGGCGGGATCGCAAGCTGGGCCCGGCACGCATCGGACCGATCCTGGGCATGCCCGCCTCCACCGTGCACCGCATCCTGACCCGGCACGGCCTGAACCGACTCGCCTTCCTGGACCGGCCCACCGGCCAGGTCATCCGCCGCTATGAACGCGACCGACCCGGCGAGCTGCTCCATGTCGACGTCAAGAAACTCGGCCGAATCCCCGACGGCGGCGGTCACAGGGTGCTGGGCCGCCAGGCCGGCCGCACCACCCGCAACAGCATGGGCTACGACTACGTCCACTCCGCCGTCGACGACCACAGCCGCCTGGCCTACAGCGAGATCCACCCGGACGAAAAGGCCGCCACCTGCGCCGCCTTCCTCACCCGCGCAGCCGCGTTCTTCCACGCCCACGGCATGACCCGCATCGAACGGGTTCTGACCGACAACGCTTGGCCCTACCGCAAGAGCTTCGCCTGGCGACAGGCACTTGCCGACCTGGGCGCGGCCGGCAAACACACACGCGTCTACCGGCCGCAGACCAACGGCAAGGTCGAACGCTTCAACCGCACCCTGCTCGACGAATGGGCCTACCTGCGGCCCTACACCAGCAACCGCGAGCGAACCGAAGCCCTGGCAGACTTCCTCCACACCTACAACCACCACCGCTGCCACACCGCACTCGGCGGCCACCCACCGATCAGCCGCGTCAACAACGCTCCGGGTCAATACACCTAG
- a CDS encoding Asp23/Gls24 family envelope stress response protein, translating to MTTEQDRTRTPEGEREVPETTATRRAQATRRGLGDPATRGRTTIADGVVEKIAGMAARDVVGVSAMGSGFSRTFGAVRDRVPGGAKSVTRGVKAEVGEVQTALDLEIVVDYGVSITEVARAVRENVIASVERMTGLEVVEVNIAVSDVQLPEEEEEEIEPRIQ from the coding sequence ATGACCACGGAACAGGACCGGACGAGGACCCCCGAGGGCGAGCGGGAAGTACCGGAGACCACCGCGACCCGCAGGGCACAGGCCACCCGGCGCGGCCTGGGAGATCCCGCCACCCGGGGGCGGACCACCATCGCCGACGGGGTCGTGGAGAAGATCGCCGGGATGGCCGCTCGCGACGTGGTCGGGGTGAGCGCCATGGGCAGCGGGTTCTCCCGGACCTTCGGGGCCGTCCGGGACCGCGTCCCGGGCGGTGCGAAGTCCGTGACCCGGGGTGTGAAGGCCGAGGTCGGCGAGGTGCAGACCGCACTCGACCTGGAGATCGTCGTCGACTACGGCGTGTCGATCACCGAGGTGGCGCGGGCGGTCCGGGAGAACGTGATCGCGTCGGTGGAGCGGATGACCGGTCTCGAGGTCGTCGAGGTCAACATCGCCGTCAGCGACGTACAGCTGCCGGAGGAAGAGGAGGAGGAGATCGAGCCCCGCATCCAGTGA
- a CDS encoding VOC family protein has translation MADTAGERPSIYPTLLYADAKAAVKQLTEAFGFTELAVYEGEDGLVHHAELVQGNGAVMLGSKGRGGRFDEAMRGAGPTGVYVVVDDVDAHHRRAADHGAEILMPPTDQDYGSRDYMARDVEGNIWSFGTYAPRVEG, from the coding sequence ATGGCGGACACGGCCGGCGAACGCCCGAGCATCTACCCGACGCTGCTGTACGCGGACGCCAAGGCGGCCGTCAAGCAGCTGACGGAGGCCTTCGGCTTCACGGAACTGGCGGTGTACGAGGGCGAGGACGGCCTCGTACACCACGCCGAGCTGGTGCAGGGCAACGGCGCGGTGATGCTGGGCTCGAAGGGCCGCGGCGGCCGCTTCGACGAGGCGATGCGCGGCGCGGGGCCCACGGGCGTGTACGTCGTGGTGGACGACGTGGACGCCCACCACCGGCGTGCGGCGGACCACGGCGCGGAGATCCTGATGCCCCCGACCGACCAGGACTACGGCTCCCGGGACTACATGGCCCGGGACGTCGAGGGCAACATCTGGAGCTTCGGCACGTACGCCCCCCGCGTCGAGGGCTGA
- a CDS encoding ABC-F family ATP-binding cassette domain-containing protein: MISASGIELRAGARVLIESATFRVAKGDRIGLVGRNGAGKTTLTKVLAGEGIPAGGTVTRSGEVGYLPQDPRTGDLDVLARDRVLSARGLDVLIRRMRENEQRIATGKGSTREKALKQYERQETEFLTKGGYAAEAEAATIAAALNLPDRVLGQPLHTLSGGQRRRIELARILFSDADTLLLDEPTNHLDADSIIWLRDYLKTYRGGFIVISHDVDLVETVVNKVFYLDANRAQIDVYNMGWKLYQQQREADEKRRKRERANAEKKAAALNAQADKMRAKATKTVAAQNMARRADKLLSGLEAVRQSDKVAKLRFPEPAPCGKTPLTAEGLSKSYGSLEIFTDVDLAIDKGSRVVILGLNGAGKTTLLRLLGGVETPDTGRVVEGHGLKLGYYAQEHETLDPDRTVLENMRSAAPDMDLVEVRKVLGSFLFSGEDVDKPAGVLSGGEKTRLALATLVVSSANVLLLDEPTNNLDPASREEILGALRTYKGAVVLVTHDEGAVEALQPERIILLPDGVEDLWGADYADLVALA, encoded by the coding sequence GTGATCTCCGCTTCCGGCATCGAGCTGCGCGCCGGTGCCCGCGTCCTCATCGAGTCCGCCACCTTCCGCGTCGCCAAGGGCGACCGCATCGGACTGGTCGGCCGCAACGGCGCCGGCAAGACCACCCTCACCAAGGTCCTGGCCGGCGAGGGCATCCCCGCCGGCGGCACCGTCACCCGGTCCGGTGAGGTCGGCTACCTCCCGCAGGACCCGCGCACCGGCGACCTCGACGTACTCGCCCGCGACCGCGTCCTCTCCGCGCGCGGCCTGGACGTGCTGATCCGCAGGATGCGCGAGAACGAGCAGCGCATCGCCACCGGCAAGGGCTCCACCCGTGAGAAGGCGCTCAAGCAGTACGAGCGCCAGGAGACCGAGTTCCTCACCAAGGGCGGGTACGCCGCCGAGGCCGAGGCCGCCACCATCGCCGCCGCGCTCAACCTGCCCGACCGGGTGCTCGGCCAGCCCCTGCACACCCTCTCCGGCGGTCAGCGCCGCCGCATCGAGTTGGCCCGGATCCTGTTCTCCGACGCCGACACCCTGCTCCTCGACGAGCCCACCAACCACCTCGACGCCGACTCGATCATCTGGCTGCGCGACTACCTGAAGACCTACCGCGGCGGCTTCATCGTCATCTCCCACGACGTCGACCTGGTCGAGACGGTCGTCAACAAGGTGTTCTACCTGGACGCCAACCGCGCCCAGATCGACGTCTACAACATGGGCTGGAAGCTCTACCAGCAGCAGCGCGAGGCCGACGAGAAGCGCCGCAAGCGCGAGCGGGCCAACGCCGAGAAGAAGGCCGCCGCGCTCAACGCGCAGGCCGACAAGATGCGCGCCAAGGCCACCAAGACGGTCGCCGCGCAGAACATGGCCCGCCGCGCGGACAAGCTGCTCAGCGGCCTGGAAGCGGTCCGCCAGTCCGACAAGGTCGCCAAGCTCCGCTTCCCGGAGCCGGCGCCCTGCGGCAAGACGCCGCTGACCGCCGAGGGCCTGTCGAAGTCGTACGGCTCCCTGGAGATCTTCACCGACGTCGACCTGGCCATCGACAAGGGCTCCCGAGTCGTCATCCTCGGCCTGAACGGCGCGGGCAAGACGACACTGCTGCGCCTGCTGGGCGGGGTGGAGACACCCGACACCGGCCGGGTCGTCGAGGGCCACGGCCTCAAGCTCGGCTACTACGCCCAGGAGCACGAGACCCTGGACCCGGACCGCACGGTGCTGGAGAACATGCGCTCGGCCGCTCCCGACATGGACCTGGTCGAGGTCCGCAAGGTGCTGGGCTCGTTCCTGTTCTCCGGCGAGGACGTCGACAAGCCGGCCGGGGTCCTCTCCGGCGGCGAGAAGACCCGCCTGGCGCTGGCGACCCTGGTCGTCTCCTCCGCCAACGTCCTGCTGCTCGACGAGCCCACCAACAACCTCGACCCGGCCAGCCGCGAGGAGATCCTCGGCGCGCTGCGCACCTACAAGGGCGCCGTCGTCCTCGTCACGCACGACGAGGGCGCGGTCGAGGCGCTGCAACCGGAGCGGATCATCCTGCTGCCCGACGGTGTCGAGGACCTGTGGGGCGCGGACTACGCGGATCTCGTCGCCCTCGCTTGA
- a CDS encoding alpha/beta hydrolase: protein MPTVKATAVAVTAALAAGAASVAAGRLASDAALKALPGRPLPTEPRLSVHGTAAGQISLTRDLASLRPGTYGLAGDGSHAVVGPVLPTAPHRPDTVVRRLERVTHGALNRGDKVWLTPNLHVGDPRSALGIEHADVDIPGELGPLPAWFVPGVREAWVIAVHGLGATRELPMNIMGFLHRRHFPVLALAYRGDLGAPRPPDGLNHLGETEWRDLDAAIRYAVRYGAERIVLHGWSTGATMALRAATRSAVRERISGLVLDSPVLNWEVTLRALARARHTPGPLLPLAVRAAQGRTGLYGDRPADATDPEGLTVPTLIFHGPGDQVAPWQLSRRLAERRPNLVALHTVPNAPHGAMWNADPEGYEEALRRFLTPLM from the coding sequence GTGCCCACAGTCAAAGCGACGGCCGTGGCCGTCACCGCAGCCCTGGCGGCCGGCGCGGCGAGCGTCGCCGCTGGCCGGCTCGCCAGCGACGCCGCGCTCAAGGCGCTTCCGGGCCGGCCCCTGCCCACCGAACCCCGGCTCAGCGTGCACGGCACGGCCGCCGGTCAGATCAGCCTCACCCGGGACCTGGCCTCCCTGCGCCCGGGCACCTACGGCCTGGCCGGCGACGGCTCCCACGCGGTGGTCGGCCCCGTCCTGCCCACCGCCCCGCACCGGCCCGACACCGTCGTACGCCGGCTGGAGCGCGTCACCCACGGCGCCCTGAACCGCGGCGACAAGGTGTGGCTCACCCCGAACCTGCACGTCGGCGACCCGCGCTCCGCCCTCGGCATCGAGCACGCCGACGTCGACATACCGGGCGAACTGGGCCCCCTGCCCGCGTGGTTCGTGCCCGGAGTGCGCGAGGCCTGGGTGATCGCGGTGCACGGCCTGGGCGCCACCCGCGAACTCCCCATGAACATCATGGGGTTCCTGCACCGCCGGCACTTCCCGGTGCTGGCCCTCGCCTACCGCGGCGACCTCGGCGCGCCCCGTCCGCCGGACGGCCTGAACCACCTCGGCGAGACCGAGTGGCGGGACCTGGACGCGGCGATCCGCTACGCCGTGCGGTACGGCGCCGAGCGGATCGTTCTGCACGGCTGGTCCACCGGCGCCACGATGGCGCTGCGCGCCGCCACCCGCTCGGCGGTGCGCGAGCGGATCTCCGGACTGGTGCTGGACTCCCCGGTCCTCAACTGGGAGGTGACGCTGCGGGCTCTCGCCCGGGCGCGGCACACCCCGGGCCCGCTGCTGCCGCTCGCGGTGCGCGCCGCGCAGGGGCGCACCGGTCTGTACGGCGACCGCCCGGCCGACGCGACCGACCCGGAGGGACTCACGGTACCGACGCTGATCTTCCACGGCCCGGGCGACCAGGTGGCCCCCTGGCAGCTCTCCCGCCGCCTCGCCGAACGCCGTCCCAACCTGGTCGCGCTGCACACGGTGCCGAACGCTCCGCACGGCGCGATGTGGAACGCCGACCCCGAAGGGTACGAGGAAGCCCTGCGGCGCTTCCTGACGCCGTTGATGTGA